One Turneriella parva DSM 21527 genomic region harbors:
- a CDS encoding flagellar hook-associated protein 3, with protein MRVTNIMQNNTMLSTLNRHQVALEKTERELATGSRIQLPSSDPVGAANQMLYRTRLTELDQYDRNIAEAKDRLNLMDGQIDRVGEIFQRMRYLTVQAANGTNSGFELKEAVAKEINQHLLALIDIANSKDATGRTLFGGSVIERDPFLPVYSHLQTAGIDQGNAVTGVQYQGDIQVQNREIERNEQMDITLPGNRVFWGTNTSIASNKDSAAYVAQGDQMIALNGVKIQISAGDTINDIIDKINTAPVEVRASKGSQDDIILTSKSPHQIWLEDLEGGTVLQDLGLIDGTNPEPPNNFATTATVSGLSIFEVVIMLRDDLIKGDVKLIGGRDLEALDSALENVLRYRSEVGARVNRLEQHEKRVAWDNTYTKELLAKNESVDVTQAIVDLKWLEAVHSYALRVGAGIIKQTLMDFLR; from the coding sequence ATAAGAGTAACTAACATAATGCAGAACAATACGATGCTGTCGACGCTCAACCGGCATCAGGTAGCGCTCGAAAAGACAGAGCGTGAGCTTGCGACTGGCTCTCGCATTCAGCTGCCGTCGAGCGACCCGGTCGGTGCTGCCAACCAAATGCTCTATCGCACGCGGCTCACCGAACTCGACCAGTACGACCGCAATATAGCCGAAGCGAAAGACCGGCTCAATCTCATGGACGGGCAGATCGACCGTGTCGGTGAAATCTTTCAACGCATGCGCTACCTCACCGTGCAGGCCGCTAACGGAACGAATAGCGGGTTCGAACTCAAAGAAGCTGTGGCAAAAGAGATTAACCAACATCTTTTGGCGCTCATCGATATTGCCAATTCAAAAGACGCCACCGGCAGAACCCTGTTCGGCGGCAGCGTTATCGAGCGAGACCCGTTCTTGCCCGTGTATTCGCACTTACAGACGGCGGGCATCGACCAGGGCAATGCGGTCACCGGCGTGCAATACCAGGGCGATATTCAGGTTCAGAACCGTGAAATCGAACGCAACGAACAGATGGATATCACCCTGCCAGGCAACCGCGTTTTCTGGGGAACAAACACCTCAATCGCGTCGAATAAAGACTCCGCCGCGTATGTCGCGCAGGGCGACCAGATGATCGCATTGAACGGTGTGAAGATTCAGATCTCAGCAGGTGACACGATCAACGACATCATCGACAAGATTAATACGGCCCCTGTCGAGGTACGTGCCAGCAAAGGTTCTCAGGACGATATCATTCTCACGAGCAAATCGCCGCACCAGATTTGGCTCGAAGACCTCGAAGGCGGTACTGTGCTGCAAGACCTCGGCCTTATCGACGGCACAAACCCTGAACCGCCGAACAACTTCGCCACAACTGCGACAGTGTCGGGTCTCTCAATCTTTGAAGTCGTTATTATGCTGCGCGACGACCTTATAAAGGGCGACGTGAAGCTCATCGGCGGCCGCGACCTTGAAGCACTCGATAGCGCGCTCGAAAATGTTCTGCGCTACCGTTCAGAAGTCGGCGCGCGGGTGAACCGCCTCGAGCAGCACGAAAAGCGCGTCGCCTGGGATAACACGTATACCAAAGAACTGCTCGCAAAAAACGAGAGTGTCGACGTGACACAGGCAATCGTTGACCTCAAATGGCTCGAAGCCGTGCACTCCTACGCGCTGCGCGTCGGCGCAGGTATCATCAAGCAGACACTGATGGATTTTTTGAGATGA
- the flgK gene encoding flagellar hook-associated protein FlgK — protein MPSTFMGIEIAKRGISVHQQALTTTGHNISNADNKNYARQRVDMETMHPLYEPSLSRASGAGQLGQGPKAGAVERMRDEFVDGRIHNAEQTKSQWETREKYLHQIEVVYNEPSDDSLRAQLDRFWQSWHELSQFPEEMSHRELVRTRGREVTFRMRDTFQKLSDLRRQADFEFEVTIGRINDMGTQIRDLNDRIMKSQAVGDRPNDLLDKRDALVQELSKLADITLEKQDPDEFIVYLGGEMLVQGRVQHKILLQGDAANEGMKKAVWEHNGQKTMFRAGAAQGLIEMRDITIRENIEKMDSLAINLTDTVNEVHRDGFGLTKETNINFFKIDPLSRNIRGNYDLSGDGIDDTSAIFKIAGKNALTADRPIGVAGTMSFVKNDAAHTPVYVTYRPDMSLNDVIQAINRSDAGVVAYLNHNNNLVLKGREASDNYLTNFMIRHVEDSGEFLTGFSGLLQNSGAAGAFDYRRTDEINKLQSTLDRITLTSIIHPAGAMHLSNEVEGNTALIAAGLGKDVGGTGDANMAYGAKDGGNATRIAQAMRHKQTMVGEYRNSDEFYNALIAKAGIESKTAKEQVDNQKLIITNLENLRQSVMGVNLDEEMAAMVQFQHGYNAAARIMQTMNEMLDKLINHL, from the coding sequence ATGCCATCTACATTCATGGGAATCGAAATCGCCAAGCGCGGTATCTCCGTTCACCAGCAGGCGCTGACGACGACGGGCCACAATATATCGAACGCCGATAACAAGAATTACGCAAGGCAGCGCGTCGACATGGAGACGATGCACCCACTCTACGAACCGTCGCTTTCCCGGGCTTCGGGCGCAGGCCAGCTCGGCCAGGGTCCAAAGGCCGGCGCGGTTGAGCGCATGCGCGACGAGTTCGTCGATGGCCGCATTCACAATGCCGAACAGACCAAGTCGCAGTGGGAAACCCGCGAGAAATACTTGCACCAGATCGAAGTTGTCTACAACGAACCCTCTGACGATTCGCTGCGCGCACAACTCGACCGCTTCTGGCAGTCGTGGCATGAACTGTCGCAGTTTCCCGAAGAAATGAGCCACCGCGAACTGGTGCGCACGCGTGGGCGCGAAGTCACGTTTCGCATGCGCGACACTTTTCAGAAACTCTCTGATTTGCGCCGTCAGGCGGATTTCGAATTTGAAGTGACTATTGGCCGCATCAACGACATGGGCACGCAGATTCGCGACCTCAATGACCGCATCATGAAATCTCAGGCCGTGGGCGATCGGCCCAACGACCTGCTCGACAAGCGCGACGCACTCGTGCAAGAACTCTCTAAACTCGCTGACATCACCCTGGAAAAACAAGATCCCGACGAGTTCATTGTCTACCTTGGCGGTGAAATGCTCGTGCAGGGTCGGGTGCAGCATAAGATTTTGCTGCAGGGCGATGCTGCGAATGAAGGTATGAAAAAAGCCGTGTGGGAGCACAATGGACAGAAGACGATGTTCCGCGCGGGCGCTGCGCAGGGCCTCATTGAAATGCGCGACATCACGATTCGGGAAAACATCGAAAAGATGGATTCGCTCGCGATCAACCTCACCGATACGGTGAACGAAGTTCACCGTGACGGCTTTGGTCTTACGAAAGAGACGAACATCAACTTCTTTAAGATTGACCCGCTTTCACGCAACATTCGCGGAAATTATGACCTTTCGGGCGATGGTATCGATGACACGAGTGCAATATTCAAGATTGCGGGCAAGAACGCGCTCACGGCAGACCGGCCCATCGGCGTGGCAGGCACTATGTCGTTCGTCAAGAACGACGCGGCACACACGCCGGTTTATGTGACCTATCGGCCAGATATGTCGCTGAACGATGTGATTCAGGCGATCAATCGGTCTGACGCGGGTGTTGTCGCGTACCTCAACCACAATAATAACCTGGTTCTGAAAGGCCGTGAGGCTTCAGACAACTACCTGACGAATTTCATGATTCGCCACGTAGAAGACTCGGGCGAGTTCTTGACCGGCTTTTCGGGCTTGCTGCAGAATTCGGGCGCCGCGGGGGCCTTTGACTACCGCCGCACAGACGAAATTAACAAGTTACAGTCAACGCTCGACCGAATCACGCTGACATCGATTATACACCCCGCAGGTGCGATGCACCTGTCAAATGAAGTCGAAGGTAACACCGCGCTCATTGCAGCCGGACTTGGCAAAGACGTCGGCGGTACCGGCGATGCCAACATGGCTTATGGCGCGAAAGATGGCGGTAACGCGACCCGAATCGCGCAGGCGATGCGGCATAAGCAAACGATGGTCGGTGAATACCGCAACAGCGACGAATTCTACAATGCGCTGATTGCCAAAGCGGGTATCGAGTCGAAAACGGCGAAAGAGCAGGTCGACAACCAAAAGCTCATTATCACCAATCTCGAGAACCTGCGCCAGTCGGTGATGGGCGTCAACCTCGATGAAGAGATGGCGGCGATGGTGCAGTTTCAGCACGGTTATAATGCAGCAGCCCGCATCATGCAGACAATGAACGAGATGCTCGATAAGTTGATTAACCATCTGTAA
- the flgN gene encoding flagellar export chaperone FlgN, translating into MKTQIMSDVHGGTQSATGTMPSMSPTEVQGRTRPAPAMDGIVGAGDAHGGVGSDGAPSTAPHLPVGELVEVLRDQLAAHHRLLQLEMAKREAIIARDGELLKKSATEQANELHRLDLLDSRRNKLVGRIMPGQADAALAEIMESGAVTAPEKQELGRYLSALRGALFELKKLSDVNTRMLIDSRDLFKTMMLNLAGRGQGNEHKVARPVLVDANC; encoded by the coding sequence ATGAAAACCCAGATTATGTCTGATGTGCACGGAGGCACGCAGTCGGCGACCGGCACGATGCCGTCTATGTCGCCGACCGAGGTGCAGGGACGCACAAGACCTGCGCCTGCCATGGATGGCATCGTAGGTGCAGGTGATGCGCATGGAGGCGTGGGGTCTGACGGTGCCCCATCGACAGCCCCCCATCTACCCGTGGGCGAACTGGTTGAAGTTCTGCGCGACCAGCTGGCAGCGCACCACAGGTTGCTGCAGCTCGAAATGGCAAAGCGCGAGGCTATCATCGCACGCGACGGCGAGCTGCTGAAAAAGTCGGCGACTGAGCAGGCAAATGAGCTGCACCGCCTCGACCTGCTCGACAGCAGGCGCAACAAACTCGTCGGCAGAATCATGCCGGGCCAGGCCGACGCCGCGCTCGCTGAAATTATGGAATCGGGAGCCGTAACCGCGCCCGAGAAGCAAGAACTGGGCCGGTATCTTTCGGCGCTGCGCGGCGCACTCTTTGAGCTGAAGAAACTCAGCGATGTGAACACGCGCATGCTGATCGATAGCCGCGATCTGTTTAAGACAATGATGCTGAACCTCGCGGGGCGGGGTCAGGGTAACGAACATAAAGTTGCGCGCCCGGTGCTGGTCGACGCGAACTGCTAG